One segment of Thermomicrobiales bacterium DNA contains the following:
- the murD gene encoding UDP-N-acetylmuramoyl-L-alanine--D-glutamate ligase: MNAAPLALRGKRVLLIGLGARKGGVGVARYLIGQGAEVRVTDLRSAEQLAASLADLDGLPIGWTLGEHREEDIDWADIVVRNPAVPASSPWLARARDQGKPVEMEMTLFFRACPAPIIGVTGTKGKTTTTTLLHAMLREHWPEAVLAGNMGVSALAQLPDLRAEVPITLELSSFQLEGLDEHHLAPHVAVLTNIAPDHLDRYDSFDEYAATKATIFRWQTPRVDFAVYDPGDPLVKMLTNAAPGQWVLFGSGYRPGLHPDVWVEDGEFWAAWTNEPVSLGPVDALQVPGEHAQRNALAAAAAALAVGVSEAEIRRAIAGFTGVAHRLEPVATIDGVAWVNDSAATAPSAAVAALRAYAGRGIVAISGGYDKLLAMDDVADELARSARAVVLLDGTVTPQLTKLLAARGVEPVGEPAMSMDEAVERAASLARPGDVVLLSPGCASFGLFRDEFHRGDAFREAVERLAEDAS, from the coding sequence ATGAACGCCGCCCCGCTTGCCCTGCGCGGCAAGCGCGTCCTGCTGATCGGCCTTGGCGCACGCAAAGGCGGGGTCGGGGTCGCGCGGTATCTGATCGGGCAGGGCGCTGAGGTCCGCGTGACCGATCTGCGCAGCGCCGAACAGTTGGCCGCCTCGCTGGCCGATCTGGATGGCCTGCCGATCGGCTGGACGCTTGGTGAGCATCGCGAAGAGGACATCGACTGGGCCGACATCGTCGTGCGCAATCCGGCTGTCCCGGCGTCGTCACCGTGGCTGGCCCGTGCGCGCGACCAGGGCAAGCCGGTCGAGATGGAGATGACGCTCTTTTTCCGCGCCTGCCCAGCGCCGATCATCGGCGTCACCGGCACGAAGGGTAAGACGACGACGACGACGTTGCTGCACGCCATGCTGCGCGAGCATTGGCCAGAGGCGGTGCTGGCCGGCAATATGGGCGTCTCGGCACTGGCGCAACTGCCCGATCTGCGTGCCGAAGTGCCGATCACGTTGGAGCTGTCGTCGTTCCAGCTCGAAGGACTGGACGAGCACCATCTCGCCCCGCACGTGGCCGTGCTGACCAATATCGCGCCCGATCATCTTGATCGCTACGACAGCTTCGATGAGTACGCCGCGACGAAAGCGACGATCTTCCGCTGGCAAACGCCGCGTGTGGACTTCGCCGTCTACGATCCGGGCGATCCACTGGTGAAGATGCTGACCAACGCTGCGCCTGGGCAGTGGGTGCTATTCGGCAGCGGCTACCGCCCCGGTCTCCATCCGGACGTGTGGGTCGAGGATGGCGAGTTTTGGGCTGCCTGGACTAACGAGCCGGTGAGTCTGGGTCCTGTCGATGCACTACAGGTCCCCGGCGAGCACGCGCAGCGCAATGCACTCGCTGCAGCGGCGGCAGCGCTGGCCGTCGGCGTGTCGGAAGCAGAGATCCGCCGAGCAATAGCTGGCTTCACCGGAGTTGCCCATCGGCTTGAGCCTGTCGCCACGATCGATGGCGTGGCCTGGGTCAACGACAGCGCGGCGACTGCGCCATCGGCGGCTGTTGCCGCGCTGCGTGCCTATGCGGGGCGCGGCATCGTCGCGATCTCCGGTGGCTATGACAAGCTCCTGGCGATGGACGATGTCGCTGACGAGCTCGCTCGCTCTGCACGGGCTGTCGTGCTGCTGGATGGCACGGTCACGCCGCAGCTTACGAAGCTGCTGGCGGCGCGAGGTGTCGAGCCGGTTGGCGAACCGGCGATGTCGATGGATGAGGCGGTCGAACGCGCGGCGTCCCTGGCTCGTCCAGGCGACGTCGTTTTGCTGTCACCGGGATGCGCGAGCTTTGGGCTGTTCCGCGATGAGTTCCATCGCGGCGATGCCTTTCGTGAGGCTGTCGAGCGGCTGGCTGAGGACGCGTCATGA
- the ftsW gene encoding putative lipid II flippase FtsW, translated as MMRWRARQQPKTSVRYHDPDWWLFAILLTLVMFGTVMIFSATFPETVGDVGLSQYSGLIRQLIYVLVGTAGLLVAMQVDYHRYARWAVHGMAAVLLVLAALVLIPGVGTEVYGAKAWIFVGPISIQPSEVAKLAMILYMAAWFAGKGGKVRSVSSGLAQFCVVMGLLIGLLMLEPDLGTASLVATIGVAMFFVAGAAPVQFAGLLIVGAIGFLTMALSASYRRDRLLLFLNPDSDLKNLGWQLYQARLALGSGGLFGVGLGASRQKFSWLPAAHNDAIFAVIGEELGLIGCAVVVGLFVALGYHGYRIAMRAPDTFGTLVAVGITTWLVFQAAYNIGGVTLAIPFTGIPLPFISAGGSSLVVAMTATGILLNISRQTLSEAEMRPRVVAVAQPVANVPTPPTPQPRRQHPAPAHYRRARRTTSVERRPIEARPQRTQERDWPEPWE; from the coding sequence ATGATGCGATGGCGTGCTCGGCAACAGCCGAAGACGAGTGTTCGCTATCATGATCCTGACTGGTGGCTCTTCGCCATTCTGCTGACGCTGGTGATGTTCGGCACGGTCATGATCTTCTCGGCTACCTTCCCGGAGACCGTCGGCGATGTCGGACTCAGTCAGTACAGCGGCCTGATACGCCAGCTTATCTACGTGCTGGTCGGCACAGCCGGGCTGTTGGTGGCGATGCAGGTGGATTACCACCGCTACGCGCGCTGGGCGGTGCATGGCATGGCGGCGGTGCTGCTGGTGCTGGCGGCGCTGGTGCTGATCCCTGGGGTCGGCACTGAGGTGTATGGGGCGAAGGCGTGGATCTTCGTTGGACCGATCTCAATCCAGCCGAGTGAGGTCGCCAAGTTGGCCATGATTCTCTACATGGCTGCCTGGTTCGCCGGCAAGGGCGGCAAGGTTCGCTCGGTGTCGTCGGGGCTGGCGCAGTTCTGCGTCGTCATGGGTTTGCTGATCGGGCTGTTGATGCTGGAGCCGGACCTCGGCACTGCATCGCTCGTGGCGACGATCGGCGTAGCGATGTTCTTCGTGGCCGGTGCAGCGCCAGTGCAATTTGCCGGGCTGCTGATTGTCGGTGCCATCGGCTTCCTGACGATGGCGCTGAGCGCGTCATACCGGCGCGACCGTCTGCTGCTGTTCCTCAATCCGGACTCTGACCTGAAGAATCTGGGCTGGCAGCTCTATCAGGCGCGCCTGGCGCTCGGTTCCGGCGGCCTGTTCGGTGTTGGTCTGGGAGCGAGCCGCCAGAAGTTTTCGTGGCTGCCCGCCGCACACAACGACGCGATCTTCGCCGTCATCGGCGAGGAGCTCGGGCTGATCGGCTGCGCGGTTGTCGTCGGGCTCTTCGTGGCGCTGGGCTATCACGGCTACCGGATCGCGATGCGCGCGCCGGACACGTTCGGGACGCTGGTTGCGGTCGGCATTACAACCTGGCTGGTCTTCCAGGCGGCCTACAACATCGGCGGCGTGACGCTGGCGATCCCGTTCACCGGCATCCCACTGCCGTTCATTTCGGCAGGCGGCTCGTCACTTGTCGTGGCCATGACTGCCACCGGCATCCTGCTCAACATATCGAGACAGACGCTATCCGAGGCCGAGATGCGTCCGAGAGTGGTCGCTGTAGCTCAGCCAGTCGCGAATGTCCCAACGCCACCGACGCCGCAACCGCGTCGGCAGCATCCCGCACCGGCGCACTATCGCCGGGCGCGACGCACGACCAGTGTTGAGCGGCGACCGATAGAGGCGCGACCGCAACGGACGCAGGAGCGAGATTGGCCGGAGCCGTGGGAATGA
- the murC gene encoding UDP-N-acetylmuramate--L-alanine ligase, which produces MSQRGPYDLHDVQLPDPPAHVHMVGIGGVGVSGLARMLVRRGYSVSGSDINDSPIVRDLRAEGIPVAIGHAAENVGDADLVVITAALKPDNPELVEAERHGIHVVKRAAVLGLLANPAVCLAVAGSHGKSTTSGMAALALDRAGVQPSFAVGATVRELGTNARLSDGQHIVVEADEYDYSFLWLRPRVAIITNIEHDHPDIFADLVQILDAFARFADGIAPNGTVVLSAEDEGCRALLKRIDRDAFAPRIVTFGESVGDWRLNTGADVSTAVSPSGQVFELRLSVPGRHNLLNALAVLASAEGLGLEPDALLAGLAEFGGVSRRFEVCRDDEIAVVSDYAHHPTEIAATIAAARERFPDRRIVAVFQPHTYSRTRALLDEFAHALDAADQVVLADIYRAREVDSLGVSSGDIAARMTAAVQVASDPAESAQVVREMLRSGDVVLVMGAGDIYLAAETLADTDTSLN; this is translated from the coding sequence ATGAGTCAGCGCGGACCATACGATCTGCACGACGTTCAGTTGCCCGATCCACCGGCGCACGTCCATATGGTCGGCATCGGCGGGGTGGGTGTCAGCGGGCTGGCGCGCATGCTCGTCCGTCGTGGCTACTCGGTGTCCGGCTCCGATATCAACGACTCGCCGATCGTTCGCGACTTGCGTGCCGAGGGGATACCTGTCGCAATCGGGCACGCCGCCGAGAATGTCGGTGACGCTGATCTGGTTGTCATCACCGCAGCGCTAAAGCCGGATAATCCCGAACTGGTTGAGGCGGAGCGACATGGCATCCACGTCGTCAAACGTGCAGCAGTGCTGGGGTTGCTGGCGAATCCGGCTGTGTGTCTGGCCGTGGCGGGGTCGCACGGAAAGTCGACGACGTCCGGCATGGCTGCACTGGCGCTCGATCGCGCCGGCGTGCAGCCGTCGTTCGCCGTTGGTGCGACGGTGCGGGAGCTCGGCACGAACGCGCGACTGAGCGATGGACAGCATATCGTCGTCGAGGCTGATGAGTACGATTACTCGTTCCTCTGGCTGCGCCCGCGTGTCGCGATCATCACCAACATCGAGCACGACCACCCCGACATCTTCGCTGACCTCGTCCAGATCCTCGATGCGTTCGCTCGATTTGCGGACGGCATCGCACCCAACGGTACGGTGGTGCTTTCAGCCGAGGACGAAGGCTGTCGGGCGCTCCTGAAACGCATCGATCGCGACGCCTTCGCGCCCAGAATCGTGACATTTGGCGAGTCGGTTGGCGATTGGCGACTGAACACTGGAGCGGATGTTTCGACAGCGGTGTCGCCGTCCGGACAGGTGTTCGAGTTGCGGCTGTCTGTGCCAGGTAGGCACAATCTGTTGAATGCGCTGGCGGTCCTGGCGTCTGCCGAGGGGCTTGGGCTGGAGCCGGATGCGCTGCTGGCGGGGCTGGCTGAGTTTGGCGGCGTCAGTCGTCGGTTCGAGGTGTGCCGGGACGACGAAATCGCGGTTGTGAGCGACTACGCGCACCACCCGACCGAGATTGCGGCGACGATTGCGGCGGCGCGCGAACGCTTTCCAGATCGACGTATTGTCGCCGTCTTTCAGCCGCACACCTATTCGCGGACGCGCGCCTTGCTGGATGAGTTCGCCCACGCGCTCGACGCGGCTGATCAGGTGGTGCTGGCTGACATCTATCGAGCCAGAGAGGTTGATTCGCTCGGCGTCTCGTCGGGCGACATTGCGGCCAGGATGACGGCAGCGGTGCAAGTGGCGAGCGATCCAGCCGAGAGCGCGCAGGTGGTGCGCGAGATGCTGCGATCCGGAGATGTCGTGCTGGTCATGGGGGCCGGCGACATCTACCTGGCAGCCGAGACGCTGGCAGATACAGATACTTCACTCAACTGA
- the murB gene encoding UDP-N-acetylmuramate dehydrogenase, translating into MSARGRVKGAPPIEVTEGDVTIAIQPEARTDLYNTFRVGGPADYLVRAGSAEQIGLALRWARERSLPITIFGGGSNMLVSDRGIRGLVIVVRRPGKDAEAGLEVVQETDNDVLVRVPAAAPSNWFGRTAAERGWAGLAWLVGLPGNVGGAVVNNAGAHGGEIKDYLVSLRVVGADGVLVEHDREWLQPRYRGTRLKYPEDDDVLVVVDATFRFAKGSPNELTREADEYADYRHRTQPTGACAGSIFKNPEGDFSGRLIEAAGLKGTRVGGATVSTKHANFIVNDAKGSAADIVELIRVVQAEVRRQTGVQLDPEVERIGDWT; encoded by the coding sequence ATGAGCGCACGAGGGCGAGTCAAGGGCGCCCCGCCGATAGAGGTGACCGAGGGCGACGTAACCATCGCGATCCAGCCGGAAGCACGCACCGACCTGTACAACACGTTCCGCGTCGGCGGGCCGGCGGATTACCTGGTCCGGGCCGGCAGCGCCGAGCAGATCGGGCTCGCCTTGCGCTGGGCTCGCGAGCGGTCGCTGCCGATCACGATCTTCGGTGGTGGCTCGAACATGCTGGTGAGTGACCGCGGCATACGCGGTCTGGTCATCGTCGTCCGCCGTCCTGGTAAGGACGCTGAAGCGGGCCTGGAAGTGGTACAGGAGACGGACAACGACGTTCTCGTCCGCGTGCCGGCCGCCGCGCCGTCCAACTGGTTCGGACGGACGGCAGCCGAGCGCGGCTGGGCCGGTCTGGCCTGGCTGGTGGGCCTGCCCGGCAACGTCGGCGGCGCTGTGGTCAACAACGCCGGTGCCCACGGCGGCGAGATCAAGGACTATCTCGTCTCGCTGCGGGTGGTCGGCGCAGACGGCGTACTGGTCGAGCACGATCGTGAGTGGCTCCAGCCGCGCTATCGCGGCACGCGCCTGAAATATCCCGAGGACGACGATGTCCTGGTCGTCGTTGACGCGACATTCCGCTTCGCGAAGGGCTCACCGAACGAGCTGACGCGCGAAGCTGACGAGTATGCCGACTACCGGCACCGGACGCAACCGACGGGCGCGTGTGCCGGATCGATCTTCAAGAACCCTGAAGGTGACTTCTCGGGTCGATTGATCGAGGCGGCTGGCTTGAAGGGCACGCGGGTTGGTGGTGCCACTGTCTCGACGAAGCACGCCAATTTCATCGTCAACGATGCGAAGGGTTCCGCCGCAGACATCGTCGAGCTGATCCGCGTTGTGCAGGCGGAAGTGCGGCGGCAGACCGGCGTGCAGCTCGACCCCGAGGTCGAGCGGATTGGAGACTGGACATGA